A single genomic interval of Pseudomonadota bacterium harbors:
- a CDS encoding tetratricopeptide repeat protein: MTDGNSGIASPRLVGWKRIAAHLRCGERTARRWEAQEGLPVYRHVHETKSTVFALPGELDAWLAERAADGPALGVTEVAAEESAPLAMPSRPGANRLTVLVAGMLVVALGVIIALRYVPERQPRPTPGVVLSADPVANGLYHRGRAMWEQRGVEASERAIKMLSAAVERDEEFAAAWSTLAMAWATYSTYVIEADHGRALDEAIVAASRALELDPSLAEARSLMAFFAQRKGDWAESQRIYEQALALDSDNANLILWYSSHFRELGMFERARELTAQARELMPTSPAVLTEIAMNHLQAYETQRGAELLDVIREDLGIETPILWFGTGMVGRRRGDPQSLSAWAQRSPFPGTATLLMEFITVELDDGDAVDALATNIEAAYQDGRLPGFGAVHLLIELDRPERALSVAEREAEDGEFINSAVLYDLQKPALRLSDRFTAVADRLGMIAYWKEVGAPDFCRSQPDTPVCLVIAGDGRP; encoded by the coding sequence ATGACCGATGGCAATTCAGGTATCGCCTCGCCCCGCCTCGTGGGGTGGAAGCGCATCGCGGCTCACCTACGCTGCGGTGAGCGGACGGCGCGGCGCTGGGAGGCGCAGGAGGGGCTGCCGGTCTACCGTCACGTGCACGAGACCAAGAGCACCGTCTTTGCCTTGCCCGGCGAGCTGGACGCGTGGCTCGCCGAGCGCGCGGCCGACGGCCCGGCGCTGGGGGTGACCGAGGTAGCGGCCGAGGAATCAGCGCCGCTGGCGATGCCATCACGGCCTGGCGCGAATCGGCTGACGGTGCTGGTGGCGGGCATGCTCGTGGTGGCCCTGGGGGTGATCATCGCGCTGCGCTACGTACCTGAGCGCCAGCCGCGGCCCACGCCGGGCGTGGTCCTCTCCGCTGATCCGGTGGCCAACGGGCTCTACCACCGCGGTCGCGCCATGTGGGAGCAACGGGGAGTCGAGGCCAGCGAACGGGCGATCAAGATGCTGAGTGCCGCCGTGGAGCGCGATGAGGAGTTCGCCGCTGCCTGGTCGACGCTGGCCATGGCCTGGGCCACCTACTCCACCTACGTGATCGAAGCGGACCACGGCCGCGCCTTGGACGAGGCTATCGTCGCCGCCAGCCGCGCCCTCGAGCTGGACCCCTCGCTCGCCGAAGCCCGTTCCCTGATGGCCTTCTTCGCCCAGCGCAAGGGCGATTGGGCCGAGTCCCAGCGTATCTACGAGCAAGCCCTGGCACTGGATTCGGACAACGCCAATCTGATCCTGTGGTACTCGAGCCATTTCCGCGAACTCGGCATGTTCGAGCGCGCCAGGGAGCTCACCGCGCAGGCGCGCGAGCTCATGCCCACCTCGCCGGCGGTGCTCACAGAAATCGCCATGAACCACCTCCAGGCCTACGAGACGCAGCGCGGCGCCGAACTGCTCGACGTCATCCGCGAAGATCTCGGCATCGAGACGCCGATCCTCTGGTTCGGCACGGGCATGGTGGGGAGACGGCGCGGCGACCCCCAGTCGCTGAGCGCCTGGGCGCAGCGATCCCCGTTCCCGGGGACGGCGACATTACTAATGGAGTTCATCACTGTCGAGTTGGATGATGGTGACGCTGTCGATGCTCTCGCGACGAACATCGAGGCGGCGTACCAGGACGGGCGGTTGCCGGGTTTCGGGGCGGTGCATCTGTTGATCGAGCTCGATCGGCCGGAGCGAGCCCTCTCGGTGGCTGAGCGGGAGGCGGAGGATGGAGAGTTCATCAATTCCGCTGTCTTATACGATCTACAGAAACCCGCTCTGCGACTATCGGATCGATTTACCGCCGTGGCTGATCGGTTGGGGATGATTGCTTATTGGAAAGAAGTTGGAGCGCCGGACTTCTGCCGTAGCCAGCCGGACACGCCGGTGTGCCTGGTCATCGCCGGCGACGGTCGCCCCTAG
- a CDS encoding helix-turn-helix domain-containing protein, translating into MSAPITIATLLYPGVNAVDVAGPWEAFAAAFRADGSRSYALTSWGFGETPLVCESGLKLWADRDLPDAPQAHTLLVPGGVGIREPRTLLALARWLGRHEHRFERIASVCTGAYALAEAGLLDGRRVATHWAHAQALQKRYPAIEVDANSLFLIDGRMCSSGGVTAGIDLTLELIESDVGRDAAAASARELVVYLRRPGSQAQYSDPLRMQLAATDRLGEVCAWAATHLHIELPVSRLAERAGLSERQFTRRFQDTFGTPPAQFVKRLRLDRARMLLEQGVAMSEVLRATAFASEDGLRKAFRSHFGCTPHQHAARFKRTTASG; encoded by the coding sequence ATGTCAGCACCCATCACCATCGCCACCTTGCTCTACCCAGGGGTCAACGCCGTCGACGTGGCCGGCCCCTGGGAAGCCTTCGCCGCCGCCTTCCGGGCCGACGGCTCCCGCTCCTACGCCCTCACCAGCTGGGGGTTCGGGGAGACCCCCCTGGTCTGCGAGTCCGGCCTCAAGCTCTGGGCCGACCGTGACCTGCCGGACGCGCCGCAGGCGCACACGCTGCTCGTGCCGGGCGGCGTGGGGATACGCGAGCCACGCACCCTGCTCGCCCTCGCCCGCTGGCTGGGGCGTCACGAGCACCGGTTCGAGCGCATCGCCTCCGTGTGCACGGGCGCCTACGCCCTGGCCGAAGCCGGTTTGCTCGACGGGCGTCGCGTGGCGACCCACTGGGCCCACGCGCAGGCGCTGCAAAAGCGTTACCCCGCCATCGAGGTGGATGCGAACTCTCTGTTCCTGATCGACGGCCGCATGTGCTCCTCGGGCGGCGTCACGGCCGGGATTGACCTCACCCTCGAACTGATCGAATCCGACGTCGGCCGCGACGCCGCCGCCGCGAGCGCCCGCGAGCTGGTGGTGTACCTGCGCCGACCGGGCAGCCAGGCCCAGTACTCCGATCCCCTGCGCATGCAGCTCGCCGCCACCGATCGCCTCGGAGAGGTGTGCGCATGGGCGGCCACGCACCTGCACATCGAGCTGCCGGTGAGTCGCCTCGCCGAACGCGCAGGGCTCAGCGAGCGCCAGTTCACCCGACGCTTCCAGGACACCTTCGGCACCCCGCCGGCGCAGTTCGTGAAACGTCTGCGCCTGGATCGCGCGCGCATGTTGCTCGAACAGGGCGTCGCCATGAGCGAGGTGCTGCGAGCGACCGCTTTCGCCAGCGAAGACGGCCTGCGTAAGGCCTTCCGCAGCCACTTCGGTTGCACCCCCCACCAACATGCCGCTCGCTTCAAGCGAACGACCGCGTCAGGCTAA
- a CDS encoding ABC transporter substrate-binding protein, with the protein MASTAFPRLITALFAWIAAIGFTSTAAWAQEPALEATPSDELPVVRVGLLRFGTVNWELDTLRHHGFGEARGVRVDTVPLASKSALTLALQAGEIDLMVGDWLWVVGERQRGGEYSFVPYSTAVGSLIVREGAGIERLRDLRGQRVGISGGPNDKNWILLRAYARRSLREDLRGVTDQLFAPPPLLNDLLERGQIDLAITNWNYAVRLQSRGFRALVRVRDVLPELGIAEPIPLLGWVFREEWASAHGEDLKAFIEASYAAKRLLASSDEEWTRLQPKLGLGVVEAQLDELREGYRAGIPQRFGEAERAAVGRALAVLVDEAGARALGLESDTLPEGTFWQGFASGEDTSSP; encoded by the coding sequence ATGGCGAGCACGGCGTTTCCCCGCCTGATCACCGCGCTCTTCGCGTGGATCGCCGCCATTGGCTTCACCAGCACGGCCGCATGGGCGCAAGAGCCCGCGCTCGAAGCCACACCGAGCGACGAGCTGCCCGTCGTGCGCGTGGGGCTGCTGCGCTTCGGCACGGTGAACTGGGAGCTCGACACCCTGCGCCACCACGGCTTCGGCGAAGCGCGGGGCGTACGCGTCGACACCGTACCCCTCGCCTCCAAGAGCGCCCTGACCCTCGCCCTGCAGGCGGGTGAGATCGACCTGATGGTCGGGGATTGGCTGTGGGTGGTGGGCGAGCGCCAGCGCGGCGGTGAGTACTCCTTCGTCCCCTACTCCACGGCGGTCGGTAGCCTCATCGTGCGCGAGGGTGCCGGCATCGAGCGCCTGCGCGATTTGCGCGGGCAGCGCGTGGGTATCTCTGGCGGTCCCAACGACAAGAACTGGATTCTCCTGCGCGCCTACGCGCGGCGCTCCCTACGCGAGGACCTGCGCGGTGTCACTGATCAGTTATTCGCGCCGCCGCCACTGCTCAACGACCTGCTCGAGCGCGGTCAAATAGACCTGGCGATCACCAACTGGAACTATGCGGTGCGCTTGCAGTCCCGCGGATTCCGCGCGTTGGTGCGTGTCCGGGATGTGTTGCCGGAGCTCGGTATCGCCGAGCCGATCCCCCTCCTTGGGTGGGTGTTCCGCGAGGAGTGGGCGAGCGCGCATGGGGAAGACCTGAAGGCCTTCATCGAGGCAAGCTACGCGGCCAAGCGCTTGCTCGCCTCGTCCGACGAGGAATGGACTCGCCTACAGCCTAAGTTAGGCTTAGGTGTCGTCGAAGCTCAACTGGATGAACTACGCGAGGGGTACCGCGCGGGTATCCCCCAGCGCTTCGGCGAAGCGGAGCGGGCAGCTGTCGGGCGGGCCCTCGCGGTACTGGTCGATGAGGCGGGCGCCCGCGCTCTCGGGCTCGAGTCTGACACGCTGCCGGAGGGCACCTTCTGGCAGGGCTTCGCCTCCGGCGAGGATACGAGCTCACCGTAG
- a CDS encoding efflux RND transporter permease subunit: MLTQLVRFSSRQGGVVVMLAGLAMAYAGYLISTAGLDVFPEFAPRQVVVQTEAPGLTAEQVERLVTQPIESASSGLTDLEELRSESIQGLSVITLVFAPHTDVYRNRQLVGERLVASADRLPDGVQAPVIVPLASSSATVMTIGLTSQTRSPMALRSLADWTVVPALLSTPGVADVNVFGGEERQLQVQVDPRALERFEVSLAEVQAAVERAVGVPAAGYLDNGQQEFALRLTGMPDTADRLRDLVLTRAEGGTLALSQVARVMEAPAPRISAAAILGEPAVIMMVIGQYGASTLEVTRALEQRLGELDPVLAQDDVVLHGDIFRPADYIERSLESILDHLAVGAVLVLVVLGAFLFDGRAALISAVAIPLSLIAAAAVLTGVGASINIMVLGGLAIALGEVVDDAIIDTENIFRRLRENASLAAPRSAADVIFRASMEVRGSVVYATFIVVLVFVPLLTLGGVAGRLFNPLGQAYILAVLVSLLVALTVTPGLCSVLLANARHLPTQAPPLVRWMQPYYAAVLRAVCRVPALAALFTAVLLAWALLTLPRLGATFLPPLREGHYIVHTASMPGTSLDESLRIGTALVSRFAQLPGVIKASQWAGRAERGADTYGSHYSEYDITLESDLSGAEQQELFDAVREVLNDFPGIVYEANTFLIERIDETVSGYTAPVVVNVYGTDLDELDRTAFAVAAQMREVQGGAEVQVRAPPGRPEFQVRLRPQALSDLGLRPQDVLDVVQVAFGGALVGRLFEGNQAFDLAVVLLPEARQRRSDLLALPLTTLDGRQIRLAEVAEVTQVTGRYNILHRATRRVQSITAQVVDRDQQGYVDELRERILEEVSLSPGTTIEFTGAAVAQSQARRELLVYGLLAGAGVLVLVLLALRSVQATALVLANVPFSLVGGVAAVLLDGSVLTVGSMVGFVTLFGITVRNSIMLLSHYRHLVTEEGAEWCLETAVRGAQERLPSILVTALVTGLAMLPIAIGSDNPGREIMGPMAVVIIGGLVSSTLLNLIVLPALAFRYGGLARWTDARA, encoded by the coding sequence ATGCTGACCCAACTCGTCCGCTTCTCTTCTCGCCAGGGAGGGGTGGTGGTCATGCTTGCCGGGCTCGCGATGGCCTACGCGGGCTACCTGATCTCCACTGCCGGCCTCGATGTGTTCCCGGAGTTCGCGCCGCGCCAGGTGGTGGTGCAGACCGAAGCCCCTGGGCTCACGGCGGAGCAGGTGGAGCGCCTGGTCACGCAGCCGATCGAGTCTGCCTCGAGCGGCCTCACGGATCTCGAGGAGCTGCGCTCCGAGTCGATCCAGGGGCTGTCCGTCATCACCCTGGTGTTCGCGCCCCACACGGACGTCTACCGCAACCGTCAGCTGGTGGGCGAGCGCCTGGTGGCATCGGCGGATCGCCTGCCCGACGGAGTGCAGGCGCCGGTGATCGTGCCCCTGGCCTCGTCATCGGCCACGGTGATGACCATCGGCCTCACCTCGCAGACGCGCTCGCCCATGGCCCTGCGCTCGCTGGCGGATTGGACGGTGGTGCCCGCGCTGCTCAGCACGCCGGGCGTCGCCGACGTCAATGTCTTCGGCGGCGAGGAGCGCCAGCTCCAGGTACAGGTGGACCCGCGCGCGTTGGAGCGATTCGAAGTGTCCCTGGCCGAGGTGCAAGCCGCGGTGGAGCGCGCCGTGGGCGTGCCGGCGGCCGGCTACCTCGATAACGGACAACAGGAGTTCGCCCTGCGCTTGACGGGGATGCCGGACACGGCGGACCGCCTGCGCGACCTCGTGCTTACCCGCGCCGAGGGCGGCACCTTGGCCCTGTCGCAGGTGGCGCGGGTGATGGAGGCGCCCGCGCCTCGCATCAGTGCCGCCGCGATTCTGGGCGAGCCGGCGGTGATCATGATGGTCATCGGGCAGTACGGCGCCAGCACGCTGGAGGTGACCCGGGCCTTGGAACAGCGCCTGGGGGAGCTCGACCCCGTGTTGGCGCAGGACGACGTGGTCCTGCACGGCGACATCTTCCGCCCGGCGGACTACATCGAACGGTCCCTAGAGAGCATTCTCGATCACCTCGCCGTGGGCGCCGTGCTGGTGCTGGTGGTGCTGGGCGCCTTCCTGTTCGACGGGCGCGCGGCCTTGATCTCGGCGGTCGCCATCCCCCTGTCGCTCATCGCCGCGGCCGCTGTGCTGACGGGGGTGGGGGCGAGCATCAACATCATGGTGTTGGGTGGCCTTGCGATCGCCTTAGGTGAAGTGGTCGATGATGCGATCATCGATACGGAGAATATCTTCCGTCGCTTGCGTGAAAACGCTTCCCTGGCGGCTCCCCGGTCGGCGGCCGATGTGATCTTCCGGGCCTCGATGGAAGTGCGCGGATCTGTCGTCTACGCCACCTTTATCGTGGTGCTGGTGTTCGTTCCCCTGCTCACCTTGGGCGGGGTGGCGGGGCGCCTGTTCAATCCCTTAGGTCAAGCGTACATCCTCGCGGTGTTGGTGTCCTTGCTGGTCGCGCTCACGGTCACGCCCGGGCTATGCTCCGTGCTCCTCGCCAACGCGCGCCATCTACCCACCCAGGCGCCGCCCCTGGTGCGTTGGATGCAGCCCTACTACGCAGCGGTGCTGCGCGCGGTGTGTCGCGTGCCGGCGCTGGCCGCGTTGTTCACGGCGGTACTGCTCGCCTGGGCCCTGCTCACCCTGCCGCGCCTCGGCGCCACGTTCCTGCCCCCTTTGCGCGAGGGGCACTACATCGTGCACACGGCCAGCATGCCGGGCACCTCCCTCGACGAATCCCTTCGCATCGGCACGGCCCTGGTCAGTCGCTTCGCCCAGCTGCCCGGGGTCATCAAGGCCTCCCAGTGGGCGGGACGCGCGGAACGCGGCGCAGACACCTATGGATCCCACTACAGCGAGTACGACATCACGCTCGAAAGCGACCTGAGCGGGGCGGAGCAGCAAGAGCTTTTCGATGCGGTACGCGAGGTGCTCAATGATTTTCCGGGCATCGTCTACGAGGCCAATACCTTCCTGATCGAGCGTATCGATGAGACCGTCTCCGGCTATACAGCGCCGGTGGTGGTGAACGTCTACGGCACGGACCTCGACGAGCTCGATCGCACGGCCTTCGCCGTTGCCGCGCAGATGCGCGAAGTGCAGGGCGGGGCGGAGGTGCAGGTACGGGCACCGCCAGGTCGACCGGAGTTTCAGGTCCGCCTGCGGCCGCAGGCCCTGAGCGATCTCGGGCTTCGCCCGCAAGACGTGTTGGACGTGGTGCAGGTGGCCTTCGGCGGCGCACTCGTCGGCCGCCTGTTCGAGGGCAACCAGGCCTTCGACCTTGCCGTGGTGTTGCTGCCGGAGGCGCGGCAACGGCGCAGTGACCTCCTCGCCCTGCCCCTCACCACCCTCGATGGCCGCCAGATACGCCTCGCAGAGGTGGCCGAGGTCACCCAGGTGACCGGGCGATACAACATTCTTCACCGTGCCACGCGGCGCGTGCAGTCGATCACGGCTCAGGTGGTCGATCGCGACCAACAGGGTTACGTGGACGAGTTGCGCGAACGCATCTTGGAGGAGGTATCCTTGAGCCCCGGAACCACCATCGAATTCACCGGCGCGGCGGTCGCTCAGTCGCAGGCCCGGCGGGAACTGCTGGTGTACGGGCTGTTGGCGGGCGCTGGCGTGCTGGTGCTGGTATTGCTGGCGTTGCGCAGCGTGCAGGCGACGGCGCTCGTCCTTGCCAACGTGCCCTTCTCCCTGGTCGGCGGCGTGGCCGCGGTGCTGCTCGATGGGAGCGTGCTCACCGTCGGATCGATGGTGGGTTTTGTGACGCTCTTCGGCATTACCGTGCGCAATTCGATCATGCTCCTCTCTCACTACCGCCACCTCGTCACCGAAGAGGGTGCCGAGTGGTGCCTGGAGACGGCGGTGCGTGGCGCGCAGGAACGATTGCCGTCGATCCTGGTCACTGCTCTGGTGACGGGTCTCGCGATGCTGCCCATCGCCATTGGCAGTGATAACCCCGGGCGCGAGATAATGGGGCCCATGGCGGTGGTGATCATCGGTGGCTTGGTGTCGTCCACCCTGCTGAACCTGATCGTGCTGCCCGCCCTGGCCTTCCGCTACGGCGGCCTGGCACGCTGGACAGACGCTCGGGCCTGA
- a CDS encoding malate dehydrogenase, whose translation MTSPVRVSITGAAGQIGYQLCFRIASGQMLGPDQPVILQLLEIPPALGALEGVAMELDDCAFPTLAGVVTTDQVETAFDKTDYAMLVGAKPRGPGMERGDLLMENAKIFSTQGKALNDVANRDVRVLVVGNPANTNALIASANAPDLDPANFTAMMRLDHNRAQAQLAAKTGTHVSQIQGLTIWGNHSATQYPDVHHAKIDGKAATDLVEQAWLTDDFIPTVQKRGAAIIAARGASSAASAASAAIDHVRDWVKGTAEGDWTSMAIPADGSYGIEPGVIYSYPVACTGGRYEIVQGLDINAFSRERMAATEAELREERAAIADLLA comes from the coding sequence ATGACTTCGCCCGTGCGCGTCTCCATCACCGGAGCTGCCGGCCAGATCGGCTATCAGCTCTGCTTCCGAATCGCTTCCGGCCAGATGCTGGGTCCCGATCAACCGGTGATCCTGCAGCTGCTGGAAATCCCGCCGGCGCTCGGCGCCCTAGAAGGGGTGGCGATGGAGCTCGATGACTGCGCCTTCCCCACGCTCGCCGGCGTGGTGACCACGGACCAGGTGGAGACAGCCTTCGACAAGACGGACTACGCCATGCTTGTCGGCGCCAAGCCGCGCGGGCCCGGCATGGAGCGCGGGGATCTTCTGATGGAGAACGCCAAGATCTTCTCCACCCAAGGCAAGGCGCTAAACGACGTCGCCAACCGCGACGTGCGCGTGCTGGTGGTCGGCAACCCAGCCAACACCAACGCCCTGATCGCCTCCGCCAATGCGCCGGACCTCGATCCCGCCAACTTCACCGCCATGATGCGCTTGGACCACAATCGCGCCCAGGCTCAGCTGGCCGCCAAGACCGGCACCCACGTTAGCCAGATCCAGGGCCTGACGATCTGGGGCAACCACTCGGCGACCCAGTACCCGGACGTGCACCACGCCAAGATAGACGGCAAGGCCGCCACCGATCTGGTCGAACAAGCCTGGCTTACCGACGACTTCATCCCCACCGTGCAAAAGCGCGGCGCCGCCATCATCGCGGCTCGCGGCGCGTCCTCCGCCGCATCGGCTGCCTCCGCCGCCATCGACCACGTGCGCGACTGGGTGAAGGGAACGGCCGAGGGCGACTGGACCAGCATGGCGATCCCCGCCGATGGCAGCTATGGCATCGAGCCAGGCGTGATCTACTCCTACCCAGTCGCGTGCACGGGCGGGCGCTACGAGATCGTCCAGGGCCTGGACATCAATGCGTTCAGCCGTGAGCGGATGGCGGCCACGGAAGCGGAGCTGCGTGAGGAGCGGGCCGCAATCGCAGATCTGCTCGCCTAG
- a CDS encoding acyl-CoA dehydrogenase: protein MTVLWLLLVAGVSVGLAYRQASLGQSTLVGVILLSPVLLLPGVWLPWRVLTLLALLTLGVLNVNALRRALLSKPALRRYRSAMPAVSATERQALEAGTVWWEGELFAGQPNWDRLLGCPRVRLDEDERAFLDGPVSELCAMLDDWEITHVEGDLPPTVWEYLKNNGFFGLIIPKRYGGLEFSAWGHSCVLAKIAARSITAASTVAVPNSLGPAELLLEYGTDAQREHYLPRLASGQEVPCFALTSAEAGSDATAITDIGVLCYDFHEGEEVLGIRLDFAKRYITLAPIATVIALAFKLRDPENLLGGAVELGITVALIPVSTPGVRTGRRHFPLNNPFQNGPVLGERVFIPVDYIVGGAERAGDGWRMLVECLTAGRSISLPANATGGARAALAASSAYAALRRQFGRPIAEFEGIKAPLARIAGNAYLMEAANRMTLAAIDLGEAPAVASAIMKYHITELGRQVANDAMDIHGGKAIMLGPKNYLGRGYQSVPVMITVEGANILTRSMIIFGQGALRCHPWLAKEMRAAAGNPEEQSEGDAVRFDQALLGHLGHTLTTAARAFVDGATRARWVPTPGEGGVRRYYQHTTRMSAALAFATEVALSTYQGRLKRHEAVSARLGDVLSALYLTSAALKRFEDEGSPEEDLPVVRWCCETQLSRAQGALAALVSNLPGRAIRALAQLVLLPGGRDLRPPSDALTHRVAELMTTYSSTRLRIVEGTYLAREAHNPIGLLDGLLEELDALTHLQERLRTAIREGRVAKGEGSKWTDQVTAAGRAGVLEASEVRTLTEHAERVSELLAVDDFDSYELGTRRKRPVKGPRGSRSVAGT from the coding sequence GTGACCGTCCTCTGGCTGCTTTTGGTCGCCGGTGTCAGCGTGGGCCTAGCCTACCGCCAGGCATCCCTAGGCCAGAGCACTCTGGTGGGGGTGATTCTGCTCAGCCCCGTTTTGCTGCTGCCCGGCGTGTGGCTGCCCTGGCGCGTGCTCACCCTCCTCGCGCTGCTCACCCTCGGCGTTCTCAACGTCAATGCCTTGCGCCGCGCACTGCTCAGCAAACCCGCCCTGCGTCGCTATCGCAGCGCGATGCCTGCCGTATCGGCCACGGAGCGACAGGCACTAGAGGCGGGCACCGTGTGGTGGGAGGGCGAGCTGTTCGCCGGCCAACCGAACTGGGATCGCCTACTCGGGTGCCCCCGTGTGCGCCTGGATGAGGACGAACGGGCCTTTCTGGATGGCCCTGTCAGCGAGCTCTGCGCCATGCTCGACGATTGGGAGATCACCCACGTGGAGGGCGATCTACCGCCGACGGTCTGGGAGTATTTGAAGAACAACGGCTTCTTTGGGCTGATCATCCCCAAGCGTTACGGCGGCTTGGAGTTCTCCGCCTGGGGCCACTCTTGCGTGCTGGCCAAGATCGCCGCCCGATCGATCACCGCGGCCTCGACTGTGGCCGTGCCCAACTCCCTCGGACCCGCTGAGCTGCTGCTCGAGTACGGCACGGACGCGCAAAGAGAGCATTACCTGCCTCGCCTCGCGAGCGGTCAGGAGGTGCCTTGCTTCGCCCTGACCAGCGCGGAGGCCGGATCTGATGCCACCGCCATCACCGACATCGGTGTGCTCTGCTACGACTTTCACGAAGGCGAGGAGGTGCTTGGCATTCGCCTCGACTTCGCCAAGCGCTACATTACCCTCGCCCCTATCGCCACGGTGATCGCCCTGGCGTTCAAGCTGCGTGACCCAGAGAATTTGCTAGGCGGCGCAGTCGAGCTGGGCATCACGGTGGCGCTGATCCCAGTTAGCACGCCCGGAGTGCGCACGGGGCGCCGGCACTTCCCCCTGAACAACCCCTTCCAAAATGGTCCGGTGTTAGGGGAGCGGGTGTTCATCCCAGTCGACTACATCGTCGGCGGCGCCGAACGTGCTGGCGATGGCTGGCGCATGCTGGTGGAGTGCCTCACGGCTGGCAGGTCCATCTCACTGCCCGCCAACGCGACCGGCGGGGCTCGCGCCGCGCTGGCCGCCAGCAGTGCCTACGCAGCGCTGCGACGCCAGTTCGGTCGGCCCATCGCCGAATTCGAGGGCATCAAAGCACCTCTTGCTCGCATCGCCGGCAACGCCTACCTAATGGAGGCGGCGAACCGCATGACCCTGGCCGCCATCGATCTTGGGGAAGCACCCGCCGTCGCCTCGGCCATCATGAAGTATCACATCACCGAGCTTGGCCGGCAGGTGGCCAACGATGCGATGGATATCCACGGCGGCAAAGCCATCATGCTCGGACCTAAGAACTACCTTGGGCGAGGATATCAGAGCGTACCCGTGATGATCACGGTGGAGGGCGCCAATATCCTGACCCGCTCAATGATCATCTTCGGCCAGGGCGCTTTGCGCTGCCACCCGTGGTTGGCAAAGGAGATGCGCGCCGCCGCAGGCAACCCCGAGGAGCAAAGCGAAGGCGATGCCGTTCGCTTCGACCAGGCCCTCTTGGGACACCTAGGCCATACGCTGACTACGGCGGCACGGGCCTTTGTCGACGGCGCCACGCGGGCGAGGTGGGTGCCGACACCGGGCGAGGGTGGCGTGCGGCGCTACTACCAACACACGACGCGTATGAGCGCCGCACTGGCCTTCGCCACGGAAGTGGCACTCAGCACCTACCAAGGACGCCTGAAGCGCCACGAGGCGGTCAGCGCACGCTTGGGGGATGTTCTCTCCGCGCTCTACCTGACGAGCGCGGCACTGAAACGCTTCGAGGACGAGGGCTCCCCGGAGGAGGATCTGCCCGTTGTGCGCTGGTGCTGCGAGACACAGCTTTCACGCGCCCAAGGGGCCCTCGCGGCGCTGGTCAGCAATCTGCCCGGACGCGCAATCCGGGCCCTGGCGCAGCTGGTCCTGCTGCCAGGTGGTCGGGACCTGCGGCCGCCCTCGGATGCCTTGACCCACCGAGTCGCCGAGCTCATGACCACCTACTCAAGCACGCGCTTACGCATCGTCGAGGGCACCTATCTAGCTCGCGAGGCACACAATCCTATCGGCCTGCTCGACGGTTTGCTGGAGGAGCTCGACGCACTGACCCACTTGCAGGAGCGACTTCGCACGGCCATCCGTGAAGGCCGTGTGGCAAAGGGTGAGGGATCGAAGTGGACCGACCAGGTCACTGCGGCCGGGCGCGCCGGTGTGCTGGAGGCGAGTGAGGTCAGGACGCTCACCGAACACGCCGAGCGCGTGAGCGAGTTACTGGCCGTCGACGACTTCGACAGCTACGAACTCGGCACCCGGCGCAAGCGACCGGTGAAGGGCCCTCGCGGCAGCCGCAGTGTGGCGGGGACCTGA